The Papaver somniferum cultivar HN1 chromosome 3, ASM357369v1, whole genome shotgun sequence genome includes a region encoding these proteins:
- the LOC113360279 gene encoding uncharacterized protein LOC113360279 produces MGKHTCIAWAPIPWGKCRVLFTRNNKKAKLSKVDNESVHEGHPIPDLPFHIITNILLRLPAKCIFQLRHHTRSTDLLYDLTTDLYFMRAHLDQDRDTPTIVVRSRSQLIDNCIELFLFDDKAEYVEATSFDLSSYGDERPTDLWGSYDGFLLFTSQVSHLWKFCIWNPITKEQVTVTSPSRLLSVCGFYFHPCKKEYEVVVCRYAARKFDFQILNLRTKHRRSVGRCSYPPSTKRPPVFINGTFYWMVDCLRYGLWNNYVRPSLSDSILSFNIETEEFSTMEAVVPCNYTSTQRRYPGNEFQLFDLEGELSLFDPSSRTEVVIWVFNNNTKRWDKKHSVISPYHEHKWYFYSCFTEFEYIKMKGEFIAYHWLGTRKYIYNLSSRTWKMFEKKEFQRDRITTTIHTQSLVSLDAADSVIPLKNIDV; encoded by the coding sequence ATGGGTAAACATACATGCATCGCTTGGGCTCCAATTCCATGGGGAAAGTGTCGTGTTTTATTTACGAGAAATAATAAGAAAGCCAAGTTATCAAAAGTTGACAATGAATCTGTTCACGAGGGACATCCTATCCCTGATCTTCCTTTTCATATCATCACCAACATACTCCTTAGACTTCCCGCAAAGTGCATCTTCCAGTTGAGGCACCATACTAGATCAACTGACTTGTTATATGATTTAACCACGGATCTGTACTTTATGCGCGCACACCTAGACCAAGACCGAGATACTCCCACCATTGTTGTGCGATCTCGTTCGCAACTCATTGACAATTGCATAgagctttttctttttgatgataAAGCTGAGTACGTTGAGGCTACAAGCTTCGATCTTAGTTCATATGGCGATGAACGCCCAACTGATCTCTGGGGTTCATATGATGGGTTTCTTTTATTCACAAGCCAAGTCTCGCATTTATGGAAATTCTGTATTTGGAACCCGATCACAAAAGAACAAGTAACCGTCACTTCGCCAAGTCGTCTTTTATCTGTCTGTGGattttacttccatccatgtAAAAAGGAGTACGAAGTGGTTGTATGTCGCTATGCTGCACGAAAATTCGACTTTCAGATTCTTAATTTAAGAACTAAGCATAGAAGAAGTGTTGGTAGATGCTCTTACCCTCCAAGTACAAAAAGACCGCCTGTATTTATCAACGGGACGTTTTACTGGATGGTAGATTGTTTAAGGTATGGATTATGGAACAACTATGTTCGCCCTAGCCTATCAGACTCAATATTATCATTCAAtattgaaaccgaggagtttagtACCATGGAAGCTGTTGTGCCATGTAATTATACTTCAACGCAAAGAAGATACCCAGGAAATGAGTTTCAACTTTTCGATTTGGAAGGAGAATTGAGCCTATTCGATCCTTCGTCAAGAACTGAAGTGGTCATATGGGTGTTTAACAACAATACCAAACGATGGGATAAGAAACACTCGGTGATTAGTCCCTATCACGAGCACAAGTGGTATTTCTACTCGTGCTTCACCGAATTTGAATACATCAAGATGAAAGGAGAATTCATAGCATATCACTGGTTGGGTACTAGAAAATATATTTACAATCTAAGTTCAAGAACTTGGAAGATGTTTGAAAAGAAGGAATTTCAAAGAGatagaatcacaacaacaattcaTACTCAAAGTCTTGTCTCTTTGGATGCTGCAGATTCAGTTATACCACTAAAAAATATTGATGTATAA